The sequence GAAGACGACGTTGATGCGCATCCTGGTCACGCTGCTGGCGCCGACCTCGGGCCGGGTGACCATCGGTGGGATCGATGTGATGCGCGACCCGGCGAAGGTGCGCGAGCGACTGGGCTACATCCCACAGGAGTTCGGCTTCTACCGCAGCCTCAACGCCTACGAGATGCTCGATTACATCGGCACGATGAAGCGCATCCCGCCGCGCGAGCGCAAGCGTCAGATAGAGGCGGTGCTGGAGGAGGTGAACCTGACGGCCGACGCGAAGCGCCGGGTCGGTACCTACTCCGGCGGGATGAAGCAGCGGCTGGGGATCGCCCAGGCGCTGCTGGGTGATCCGGACCTGCTGGTGGTGGACGAGCCGACGGCGGGGCTCGACCCGGAGGAGCGTATCCGCTTCCGGAACCTGCTGGTGCGCATCTCCGGGCGGCGCACGGTGCTGCTCTCGACCCACATCGTGGCCGATGTCGAGGCGAGTTGCACCGGGCTGGCGGTGCTGCGCCAGGGTCGGCTGGCCTTCGCCGGAACACCGGAGGAGCTGGTCGAGCGGGCGCGAGGCCGGGTCTGGCAGGTGGAGGTCGAGCCGGGCGAGTGGGACGAGGTCGCGGCGCGGGTGCAGGTCGTGTCGAGCCGCACGGTCGGCGGCCGGGTACAGCTCCGGGTGGTGGCGGACGAGAACCCGCTGGGGCGGGGTGTCCCGGTCGAGCCCGGGCTGGAGGACGGGTACCTGGCCGTCAGCGGCAGCGTGCAGCGTGAGGAGTGGCTGGTCCATGTCTAACCTCCTCCGCCGCTTGCTCACCGCCTGGCGTATGGAGCTGCGGCTGGTGGTGCGTCACTGGTCGTACCCGCTGATGCTCCTGGGGTGGTGGGCGCTGGTAGCCTACGTCTTCAGCATTCAGTCCCTCATTTCGCCCGAGGCGGCGCTGAAAGGGAACCCCGGCGCATTCAGCGTCGGACTGTCCGCGCTGGCGGCGCTCCTGCTTGGGGCATTCGTGGCCGGGCGCAGCCAGCGGACCCGCTTCGAGGCGCTGGAGGAGACCTTCCCGACCGGCGCCGAGGTCCTGCTCGGTCGGTGGCTGGCGTGCATTGTGGCGCTCCTGCCGACGCAGGTGGCGGCCGTGGTCCTCGCCAGCCGGATTGGACCGGCATCGTCACTGTGGCGCGGGCTGCCCACGTTCCTGCTGGAGGCCGGGATCATCCTGGCGTTCGCCGTCTCGGTCGGGTGGCTCTTCGTCACCTGGCTCGGGCCGCGACGCTGGGTCTACCTGCTGCTCGCCGGCGGTTGGCTCTCCAGCCTGGGGTGGGAGATCTTCCTCGGCGGGCAGGGACTGGGTATCCCCGGTAGTGACCTGTTCGACGTCCTGCGCACCGCGAGCATCCGGTACGAAGAGCTCTGGGGCCGACTGATGGAAGGAGAGCGACCGGTCTGGTTCAACCTCTTCTACGGCGGACTGGCGGCGCTCTTTGTGGCCCTGGTCGCCACCCGCACCGCGGCGAGGCGCAACCGGCGGGCGCCGCTGATCCCGGCAGCCCTCGCGCTGGCGGCACTGATGCTGGCTGCATCGGCCGTGACCGCCTACGTGCGGCAGGCGCAGGCATGGAGCGCGCAGGCCATCATCGTCGAGTCGATCCAGCCGTCTGAGCCGGAGGCGACAGTCGCGTCCCCCGTGGTGGTCGACGCCTGGGAGATCGCCGCCGATCTGACCGACCCGGCTTCGCCCCGCTTCGACGCCCGCCTCACCCTGCGCGCCGCGGGGGACGAGCCGATCTCCACGGTGACGCTGACGCTCCATCACGATCTGGAGATCGCGTCGTCGAGCGTGCCCTACGAGCGGGACGGGGACGTGCTGACACTGGCACTGCCCGAACCACTCGCGCCGGGAGCAACTCAGGAACTGCATCTGACCTACGGCGGGGAACTCTGGACCCTGGTCCCGTCCTTCCGCCCGCTGCCGGATCCGCTCGTCTTCACAACCGAGCGTGGCGTGCGCCTGCCGTTCTTCGCCGGCTGGTACCCCGTTCCGGGCGAGGAACTCGTTGGCCCCGATGCGTCCGGCGTCCTCCACCCGCCGGGACGGTTCGTCCTCACCGTGTCGGTCCCGCGCGGCTGGGGCATCTTCACCAACCTGCCGGCGACCGGTGAGTTGACCTTCGCCAGCGACCGGGCCACCTGGGCGGTGCTCTACGCCTCGCCGCGGCTGCGGACCGAGCGGGTGGACGCCAGCACCATCATCGCGCCGGAGGCGATCCTGCCCACTGCGCGTGCGGTCATCCCCAACTACGAGGCGCTACTCGCCGAGTACGCCCCGTTCTTCCCGACCACGGCACCGGACGGGGTGACGCTGGCCGTGCTCGATAGCTTCGCGGGGATGGCCGACCACACGCCTCCGGCCGGGGACCAGCCGCTCGTGGTCATCAGCCAGAACACGCCGGAGGACTTGAAGGAGAACACCGGCGGCCACCGCTACTTCATCAGCGACGCGCTGGCGGCGGACCTCTGGGTCCTGGCCGGTGGCGACACCAGCGTGACCATCCCGCGAGCCGGCATCAGCGAATACCTCTGGATCCGCCACCGCGTCGGCACGGACCCGACGCAGTTCGAGCGCGCGCTGCTCGCCAATGGCGGATCCTACACGGCACCGATCGCCCGGGCGCTGATGGCGATTGAGAACCAGCAGGGTGTGGACGGCGTGCGCGAGATCATCGCCCGGATGATCGCCGAGGGCGAGTCGCTACGCGATCTCGAGCCGGATCAGATCGCCACCTGGATCGAGGAGGTCGGCGGTGCGCGCTAGAGGCATCGTCTGGTACGAGGCTCGCGTCGTCTTCGGCCTCTCCTCGGTGCTAGCGGCGCTCATCCCGCCCCTTTTCGCCCTGTTCCAGTGGTTCGTCTGGACCCAACGGCTGGAGCCGGCCTACGAGTGGGAGATCACCCGCGCCCTGACACTCACCGTGTGCCTCGCCGGTGGGCTCGGCGCGGCGCACCTGATGGGAGTCGAGCGCCAGGAAGGATTCGACGAGTTGCGCCGCACCTATCCAGAGTCGCCCTGGCGTCTGCCGCTACTGCGCACGGCCGGGGCGGTGGCGACTACGGCGCTGCCGCTCCTGCTGGCAATGGTCATCTTCCGGATCGGCTACGGGCCATACGATCTGGGCACCACGGTGTTGCCGGCGCTGGCCCCCGCGGCCTTCCTGCTAGGGCTGGGATTACTGCTCGGCAACCTGACCGGGAGCTACTGGGCAGCGGGTGGGGGCGTGCTGGCCTACTGGTTCTTCGAAGTCTTCACCCGCTCCGACCCGGTGACCGGCCCGCTCTACCTGTTCCACCCGATCTAC is a genomic window of Sphaerobacter thermophilus DSM 20745 containing:
- a CDS encoding ABC transporter ATP-binding protein, whose product is MEIVIEELSKHYGSVRALDGVSLRVPGGMFGLLGPNGAGKTTLMRILVTLLAPTSGRVTIGGIDVMRDPAKVRERLGYIPQEFGFYRSLNAYEMLDYIGTMKRIPPRERKRQIEAVLEEVNLTADAKRRVGTYSGGMKQRLGIAQALLGDPDLLVVDEPTAGLDPEERIRFRNLLVRISGRRTVLLSTHIVADVEASCTGLAVLRQGRLAFAGTPEELVERARGRVWQVEVEPGEWDEVAARVQVVSSRTVGGRVQLRVVADENPLGRGVPVEPGLEDGYLAVSGSVQREEWLVHV